The genomic segment TAGTTTTGAGTATTTTACACTCTAATGTTTCAATAATTTCTTTATATAAATGTAAAGGTAAAGGTAAATCATTTTTTATAGTCTTTGAAATAATAACTTTAAACAAAAATATAGCAGATATTATACCTATCCCAATTGTAACCAAAATACTTGGAAGCAATATTGCAGACCAATTGACATCATCAAGAATGGGCTTACTATTTTTTTGAATATTAACAATTTGCAAAGCAACTGTTATAGAAAAACTAATGATAGCAAGCAAAATACTTGCATTCTGTTGCATTTGTGAAATACGCTGCCATTGAGTTTGGTATTTATTGAATCCAAAATCAGCAACTGAAGCCTGTACATTTGTATAAACTTTTTCTTTTGCTATTTCCATGGTTCCATCCTCTTTCTGCGCCGAAGACGTCCATCTAACATTGTTTCGACCTTTCCTCATAATATCACAAAAAGCCCTCGCTTGCAATCTAAACTATCGCGGACTAAACCAATAACATCTTTCTACCATAACACCCGCCATAACACATCATCAACAGGTAGATTAGGCCTATCTTCACTAAATGGGATAAAGGCGAATCACATTCGGTCGATAGGGCTTTGAACGCCGAGACCGCCGCGGTTGAGGACGTGGGTGTAAACCATAGTGGTTAAACCATCGCTATGACCAAGAAGTTCTTGGATGGTGCAGATAACGTAACCGGATTCCAGCAGGTGCGTTGCAAATGAGTGGCGGAACGTGTGGCAGCCGATTTGCTTTGGAATATCCGACCGTAAAACAGCTTCGTGCAGGGTGCGCTGAATAACCGAAGGATCAATATGATGCACCCTGTTCGCCTGTGTCTTTATTCGTGGGTCTGATATGTTGATCTACCCTAAAATCCCTCGCCGCGCACCAATGCGACAACACACAAAAACAGTGCGAAGAGCGTATACACGTATTTACCGAGGTAATACCATCCGTTGCCGTAGCGCTTTTTTGCTCCGGTATTGATTTCGTCCAACAGCTCATCTTTTTTCATCACCCAGAACCACGAAACAGCGCCGAGCACTGCCCCAATCGGTATAATATATGTGGAGACCAAATCCATCCATGCGCCCCAGCCGCCGAGAATTGCGCCCTTGGTTTCTGCGATAGGTTCCATAAATACACCGATGCCGAAGGTGATGACGCCGAGAACGATAATCACTGCGGTACGTTTTAAACCTTTAAACGTGTGCATCAACGATTCGGCGACAACTTCAAGCATATTCTGCAAGGATGAAATTCCTCCGAACACGACGACAAGGTATAGGATGATACCGAATATTCTGCCGCCGGGCATTTTTTGAAGGATGGAAGGGAGGACAACGAACAGCAAACCGGGACCGCCTGCGGGATCCATCCGATAAGCAAAGCACGCAGGGATCATCACAAGGGCGGCAACAACCGCCGCGATGGTGTCGAACAGTGCGGTATTTTTTGCTCCCGCTACGCAGTCATGATCTTTACTTAAATAAGCGCCGTAGACAATCATCCCCGATCCGGTAATGGATAGCGAGAAAAAGGCCTGCCCCATCGCAGTTATCCACACAGACGGATTTTTTAAATGGCGCCAATCGGGGATAAATAGGAACTTATATCCTTCAAAAGCGCCGGGCAAAAATGCCATACGAACCGCCAATGCTGCAAACAATATGAAAAAGAGCGGCATCATTATTTTATTTGTTTTTTCTATCGTATGTGCACCGAGCACAATGGTCAGCAGCGTTACAATAATAATAACCGCGTGATAGGGTACAACGCTGAACTGCTTAAAGGCAAAGGATTCAAACCACTGTCCGGGTTCTACCGTCATAATACTGCCCAATACGGACTGCGTAAAAGCCTTGAGTACATACGCGATGATAACGGCATACCCGATAGCGATTGTAATTGAACCCGCCAAGGGCAACCACCCGAGTATCTTACCGATGCCCTCAAGGTCTTTGCGGCCGTGCTTCCACGCATAGGCATAGGAACCGAGCGTCCCCGTACCGCTGCGGCGGCCGATTGCGTATTCTGCGGAAAGTCCGACATATCCGAAAAGGATAACAAATAAGATATAGATGAGCAAAAAGGCGCCGCCGCCGTTGCTTCCGAGCTTGTAGGGGAAGCCCCACACATTCGCCATACCGACAGCTGAGCCGACGCAGGCGAGAATAAACCCTATGTTGCTGACAAACCTGTTATGTTTTCTTTCCATCTTTTACCTTTACATCCGAAGCTTCGGTTCCTGCCTCCGGTTTTGCAGGCGTTGACGACGGCTTTTTAGAATCAGCCGACGGCTTCGTTTGCGAAACCTTATCTTTTTCTGTACCGGCTACCTTGTCTGCCGTTTTCTCTGCATCCGGTTTTGTTTTAGAATCGGACGCGCCCTTTTCCGGTCGGTTTTCGGTACCGCCCTTATCCCGCTCCTCTTGCGTTTTACCGTCTTTATCCTGATCTTCTTTTTCCTGTTTTTCCGGCTCTTCCTGCGCTTTCTTGATTTTTTCTTCGAGTTCGGCGAAGGCTTTGTTTTCGGTGCTTTCGGTAAATCGAGTTTTCATCTCTTCAATAAAAGAAAGCGCTTGGTCATATCGTTTGGAAAGAATCAGTATTCGAGCATAATTGAGCGCCGCTTCGGGATTTTCCGAATCCTCATCGTACAGTTTTTTATACATTTCACAGGCGCGCGCTTCATCGCCGGTTGCCGCAAGACTGTAGGAGTAGGCTTTTGCAATCAGCACATTGCCGGGCGCATCTTTATATTGCCGCTCAAGGATGTTCTTTGCCTTTCCCCAATCGCCCTGCAGCCCGTACACTCGCGCCAAATTATACTCCGCCGCATTTTTATGCGCAGGATCCTTTGCAGCCTTTAGATAAAACTCCGCCGCTTTGTCGTACTTAGATACTTCGGTGTATGCTTGGGCAATCTCAAAATAAGCTTTCGCTGTTTCGGAATCGACAGTACCCTTTGCAAACAAACCGGCAGCAGTTATAAAAAAAAGGAGGAAAAACAATATGCTGTTCTTCGGTATCTGAGCGGCAATATTGCGGACACCCTCGGCGGAATTAATAGCTTTAATCCGTTGAACTGCCGCTCCCGCCGTCGATTGAGCCGCGCTCTCATTGATACGTTTATTTATTTTGAAGCACCACATTCTCAATCGCTCTCAACTGATGACGATACAAACCTGCAATAGTCGCGCCGTAATCCGCAATAAGCTGAATCATATTCCGCGGATGTTCAGCTTCATCAACCCCGTTGATCCTATCGCCCGCGTCTCCCAACCCGGGAAGGATATACGCGGCGGAGTTCAGTGCAGGATCCATCCACAGTGTATACACCGTACAGCTCTTTAAAGCGCGGGCGGCACATAAAGCTCCCTTGAGCGACGAGATAACATGGAAGCAGCTGATCGATTTCGGTTTCACTCCCTGCCGTTCAAGGTATTTGACAACGGTGATCAAACTGCCGCCGGTTGCATTCATCGGATCTGCAAAGATCAGGTCTTTCCCGTTCAAGTCTTCTAAATTGAAATACGACATATCCAGATTGAGGACATACTGCATATCATCGACTTTTTTTGTATCATCCCGTTTAATCTTAAACAGTGCAAACGGGGTTACATAGCCGTGTGAAGAATATTCTTCAATCTCCTTGGACATAATCATCGACGGAAGGAGTGCGCCGCGCAGCATAACACACATGACGGTGTTTTCTATTTTATGATCGATGTCGCAGATTTTATGTACGGCATAGTTCTGTACGGGAACGGTAACCGGCGTTTTAGAAATAAGGTAATTTTTGCTATCCTCGTGGCTTCCGCTATACGCAAGTTTGAACAGCATTTCATAGGCACGCTGCGTATAATAGACAAATTCATTATGACCGGTTTCGCTGCTGCGCAGTTTTGCCATAACACGGGAGGCTTCCGCATGGCTTGCAAAATCGGTATTAAATGAATAGACCTTGAGCTGAGGTACTTCTTTGCAGATTTCCTGCAAAATCTTTCCCATTTTATCATATAATGCGATAATCTCAGTTTCAGCCGTATCTTTTTCTTTTATATCCGCGGCAGCATCGAGCCGTGTAAATTGTTGCATTGTCTGATTATACAGTTCATCTAATTTTTTGAGATATGCATTATCCTTCGACGTCAAATAGCCTTGAAGCGATTCCGCTTCCATAATAACTTGTTTCATATCAAACTCCTCTATTAAATTAAATACATAAACGCGGTCGGCTTTTTAAAGCATCCGAGAACCTCTAAAAACTTCAGTTTTTTAGAGGTTTTCCTTAAGCTTTTTGCGATGTATTTTTATAAATTATTACAGTATAACAATTTATAAAAATACTCGTTATCAGCTTTGCTGATGAGGCATCTTCTAAAAATCTAACCGAGTTTTTAGAGATGCCCATCCGTGTTCACAAAAAAAAACGCCCTTAAAAAAGAGCGTTAAAAAACTTCACTAAAATGAAACAATGGCTGCAAAGGAAAAGGCAACAACAACGGAATACCTTCCCCATTTTTTCGAGTACAGAATTTACATTCAATGCCGAAGTGCAACCATGTTTTGTCATTTGCACAATATTTTAATAGAATGAAAGCAATTGTGCAAGCCGTTCCTTTCCGATTATCTTCATAAAACCGGCAAGGCGCGGACCTTGGTCTTTTCCAATCAACGCCTGATAGACGGCGGTAAACAGCGCTTTCGGTTCGATTTCGCATGCATGAGCTACATCATACAGCGCAGTTGAAAAAGCCTTTTCATCAAGCGCGTCCATCTGCGGTAACAGCTCATCGCGGATTTTGCAGAGTGCAGCGGTTTCGGCTGCGGAAAGTTCCGCCTTGCCGCCGTCGGTACGCAGTGCAAACCGGAAGTCTTCCGGCGCACATTCGGTAATCCAATACCATGCGCACTTCGCCCGCGCTTCAAAACGCTCCCGCTGTTCTTCCTTCATATCCGGCAAAAGCTTCATGACCGCGGCGATGTCTCCGGCATTGATTTGTAAAAGATTACAGAGATGTCTGAATGGAATTTGATACGATATGCAGGACGGCATCCCTTCAACCTGCGAAAGTTCATAGATGCGGCGTTCTTTCGCATACACCTCATCGTTTTTAGCCTTGTCAACACCCCATGCGATACGCTCGGTTTTATCGTAATCCTCATAGGTTTTGATAACGTCCAAGTCGAAGCTGATGGAAAACTCCGTGTTCGGCCTCGTTCCGGCAAACAAGTACCGCGCAATTTCAGGCTGATACACGTTCAATACATCGGACAGACTGATGACCTTTCCCTTTGACGAGGACATTTTACCCGGCAAGCCCTTGATGCCGATAAAATCGTAGCGGAAGCTGACGGGAGCAGGCCAATCATATACTTCATCCGCGACAAGCCGCGCCGTGTCGAAAGAACCGCCTTGACTGTGATGGTCTTTTCCGGCAGGTTCAAAAACCGTTTTTTCAAACTGCCAGCGCATCGGCCAGTCAACCCTCCAGCCGAGTTTTAATTCCTTTGAGGTGCGTAAGTCGGCCTTTTCCTGATGACCGCAGCTTGTGCAGCGGTATTCCAATCCGTATTCGCCGTCGTAAGAAACGATCTCGGTAGTGTCTTTATTGCAGTTGCAGCAAAAAGCCGCGACAGGCCAATATTCTTCCGTTGCAGGAATTTTATGCTCATCATCGCGGTAGCGGTTTAAACAGTCTTTTATTTTGTCGCGGTTCTGCAGCGCTTTTTTCATCCCTTCGGCATACATGCCGCTGCGGTACCGTTCAGCCTGATATAAAAATTCGGGATGAATACCGACTTTCGGCAGCACCTGCTCTACATCTACTTCGTGATGACGCGCGTAAGACGTATCGCGACCGGTTGTATCGGGTACCATTGTGATGGGATACCGTAGATAGTTTTGCAGCGTTTCTTTTCCCGGCATATTTTCAGGCACTTTGCGAAACACGTCGTAATCGTCCCATGAATAAATAAAGCGTACCTTTTTGCCGCGGTCGCGTAGGGCGCGTACAACTAAATCAACCGAGATAATTTCTCGGAAGTTGCCAATGTGAACGGTTCCCGACGGCGTAATTCCCGAAGCGCATGTATAAGATTCCAAATCGCCGCGCTCGCGTATAATCTTCTCTGCGGTTTGATCCGCCCAATGTACTAATTTCTGATTGTTTTGTTCCTTACTCATATCATCCTTGTATTGAACTCAAACAGCCCTGCTGATGAGGCTCGAAAGGTTCTGTTTTGGTGATTGTTTGAAAAATATTGCGGAATTGTATACTGCGTTGTCGATTGTGTCAATTGAAAATGTGCTACCGTCGGGCAGCTCTAAAAGCTAACCGAGTTTTTAGAGATGCCCTAGCACAGCTGTGCAGCGCTACTGTATGCTGCCAGTTCTCGCCCTTGATTATGAATGATACTGTAGAGGCAAGCATCGAGCAGCACCCCCGAAAGTTCTTGTCCCATTGTACGGATTTGCATATCGGTTTTATTTAAGAGCGAGATAATACGGTACACGGTCTGTGCATTCCATTGTCTACTCGCGCGGCGGTACTGGTCAATCGCTTTCTTCGATGTAAAGCCCGCTCTTTTTAAACTGAAATCATCAAGTCCGCCGGTTTGCGCAAGATTGTGCCAGTCCCGAAGCCGCCGAAAACAGTAAGCAAGCCCCGCAATCAGCTGTACCGGCGAAGATTCTTTGGAAAGGGTCAGCTTTTGGCGGATATTCAGTGCGTATTCCAGATTGGCATTACTCAGCGCATCAAAAAGCGTAAACGGCGTTTCTTCTTTGTTATGAGCAAGCAGGCGTTCAACAGTCTCCGCTGTCAGCGTTGTTCCCGGTTCAAAAAAGAGGCTGATATGAGTACACGAGGTTTTGAGCGCTTCGGTATTATTTTCTACCAGCTCCAGCAGAACCTCAATAGCATCCTGTTCAATACCGATCTTCGACTGCGCAAAAAAACGGCGAATCCAATCCTGTTTTTTATTTTCAAACAGTTCCCAAAATATTTTTTTGTGATCTTTAGGTACCAGCTCTTCAATTTTTTTATCAATACCGATTTCATCGGAGATCAGCACCAAAAAAGCGCCATCCTCCGTAGGCGTCTGCTCAACCCACTGCGTAAGCGCCTGTATATCTTCCTTTTTCTTGATTGCTTCCGCGTTTCTGACAACGGCAAACCGAGCTTCCGCAAACAAAGATCCGTTCTGCACGGCATCCAAAACGACTGACAGAGAAGTATCCGCTGCATAAAAGAGATGATTATCGAGCTGTCCGTATTTTTTTTCCGCGCTTTTTTTCAGGGCTTCAAGCGCATCGTTCCGTTCCCCCAATTCGGGACCGGTAAAAAGCCATAAAGGGGCACTCATCTTTTCGCGTTATTCCTCTTCAAATTTCGCGGCAAAAAGCTGTTCAAGCGCAGCAACCGCCTCGGCCTCGTCGGCGCCGTCTGCGGAAACGGTCAGCTCGGTTTGATACCCTGCTGCCATTGTCATTACACCCATAATAGATTTTGCATTTACGGTAACATTTTCTTTTTCAAACATAATATTCGACTGGAACTTGCTTGCCGTTTGTACAATCAACGACGAGGGACGCGCATGGATGCCGGCGCGATTTTGCACAATAATCTTTTTTGTTACCATAACTCTTTTCCTTAATAGGTATCATCTGCCGAATAATAAGGTACTCGGCTTGTATCGCTTTCCATCCAGCGCAGAATATTTTGATTAAATTCTTTCGCAGAATAAACGCCCATACTTTTAAGCCGCTCGTTCATTGCAGCTGTTTCTAAAATAATCGGAATATTCCGTCCTGATTTTACCGGTATTTCCAAGAGAGGCAGTTTTACATCCAATATCTCGGTGGTAAGTTCCTCAGTACCGATGCGGTCATATACTTTATGCGAATCCCATTCTTCCAACTTTGCCACCAGTTGTATCTGTTTTTGCTCCCTCACCGACCGAACTCCATAGAGCTGCATAATATTGATAATTCCAAGTCCGCGTATTTCCATGTGATGCCCGATTGTCTTGTTGGCGCCCCGCCCGATCAAGCTGTTCCCGTTGATACAGGTGATTTCGACTACATCATCAACCACCAATCGATGACCCCGCTCTACAAGCTCAAGCGCCGTTTCGCTCTTACCAACCCCCGAATCGCCTAAAATGAGAATACCAAGTCCATATACTTCTACCAGAACACCATGTATCGCTACTGTTGGAGCAAATACATCAGAGAGAACACGCATCAGCCGAATGGAAAGCTCACTGGAAGAAAGATCTGTCTGTAGTACAGGACAGCCGGTTGCCTGAACCAGCTCTAAGAACATGGGAGGAGGAGGAATATTATGAGAAAAAATACAGCAGGGAATATTATACGTCATCATTTTTTTTATATTTTCGATGGCATTGCTTTCGATGAGTGTTTGTAAATAGGCGCATTCCCCCCTACCGAACAACTGAACACGCTGATACGCAAAAGAATCAAAAAACCCCGAAAGAGCAAGTCCGGGACGGTTCAAATCCGCAACGGTAATGCTGCGCGTTAAGCCCTTTTGTCCGCACACGCAATGCAGGTGAAGCGCATCGTGCTCCGTTAAGTCGAGATCGAGTAATTCAAGTACCGTTAAACTCTTAGAAAGCATGGATAAGCCTTTGTAAACGCGCCGACTGCCCTAGGTTCAGTCTTTCAGGGCTTTGAGTTCGGCTTTGAGCGATGCGCTTTCGCGTGATTGACGCGCAAGGCGGTCGGCAAGAAGGCGCGACAAAAAGATACCGTAATGCGGGTAAGATTCTATCAGCTTCATAAATTTCATCTTGGGTACTTTAACCAACGTCCCCTTTCCAATTGCGACGATCGTTGCCGACCGCGTATCATTAGT from the Treponema medium genome contains:
- a CDS encoding sodium-dependent transporter, with translation MERKHNRFVSNIGFILACVGSAVGMANVWGFPYKLGSNGGGAFLLIYILFVILFGYVGLSAEYAIGRRSGTGTLGSYAYAWKHGRKDLEGIGKILGWLPLAGSITIAIGYAVIIAYVLKAFTQSVLGSIMTVEPGQWFESFAFKQFSVVPYHAVIIIVTLLTIVLGAHTIEKTNKIMMPLFFILFAALAVRMAFLPGAFEGYKFLFIPDWRHLKNPSVWITAMGQAFFSLSITGSGMIVYGAYLSKDHDCVAGAKNTALFDTIAAVVAALVMIPACFAYRMDPAGGPGLLFVVLPSILQKMPGGRIFGIILYLVVVFGGISSLQNMLEVVAESLMHTFKGLKRTAVIIVLGVITFGIGVFMEPIAETKGAILGGWGAWMDLVSTYIIPIGAVLGAVSWFWVMKKDELLDEINTGAKKRYGNGWYYLGKYVYTLFALFLCVVALVRGEGF
- a CDS encoding tetratricopeptide repeat protein, which produces MWCFKINKRINESAAQSTAGAAVQRIKAINSAEGVRNIAAQIPKNSILFFLLFFITAAGLFAKGTVDSETAKAYFEIAQAYTEVSKYDKAAEFYLKAAKDPAHKNAAEYNLARVYGLQGDWGKAKNILERQYKDAPGNVLIAKAYSYSLAATGDEARACEMYKKLYDEDSENPEAALNYARILILSKRYDQALSFIEEMKTRFTESTENKAFAELEEKIKKAQEEPEKQEKEDQDKDGKTQEERDKGGTENRPEKGASDSKTKPDAEKTADKVAGTEKDKVSQTKPSADSKKPSSTPAKPEAGTEASDVKVKDGKKT
- a CDS encoding uracil phosphoribosyltransferase, giving the protein MEEFDMKQVIMEAESLQGYLTSKDNAYLKKLDELYNQTMQQFTRLDAAADIKEKDTAETEIIALYDKMGKILQEICKEVPQLKVYSFNTDFASHAEASRVMAKLRSSETGHNEFVYYTQRAYEMLFKLAYSGSHEDSKNYLISKTPVTVPVQNYAVHKICDIDHKIENTVMCVMLRGALLPSMIMSKEIEEYSSHGYVTPFALFKIKRDDTKKVDDMQYVLNLDMSYFNLEDLNGKDLIFADPMNATGGSLITVVKYLERQGVKPKSISCFHVISSLKGALCAARALKSCTVYTLWMDPALNSAAYILPGLGDAGDRINGVDEAEHPRNMIQLIADYGATIAGLYRHQLRAIENVVLQNK
- the lysS gene encoding lysine--tRNA ligase, which gives rise to MSKEQNNQKLVHWADQTAEKIIRERGDLESYTCASGITPSGTVHIGNFREIISVDLVVRALRDRGKKVRFIYSWDDYDVFRKVPENMPGKETLQNYLRYPITMVPDTTGRDTSYARHHEVDVEQVLPKVGIHPEFLYQAERYRSGMYAEGMKKALQNRDKIKDCLNRYRDDEHKIPATEEYWPVAAFCCNCNKDTTEIVSYDGEYGLEYRCTSCGHQEKADLRTSKELKLGWRVDWPMRWQFEKTVFEPAGKDHHSQGGSFDTARLVADEVYDWPAPVSFRYDFIGIKGLPGKMSSSKGKVISLSDVLNVYQPEIARYLFAGTRPNTEFSISFDLDVIKTYEDYDKTERIAWGVDKAKNDEVYAKERRIYELSQVEGMPSCISYQIPFRHLCNLLQINAGDIAAVMKLLPDMKEEQRERFEARAKCAWYWITECAPEDFRFALRTDGGKAELSAAETAALCKIRDELLPQMDALDEKAFSTALYDVAHACEIEPKALFTAVYQALIGKDQGPRLAGFMKIIGKERLAQLLSFY
- the holA gene encoding DNA polymerase III subunit delta; this translates as MSAPLWLFTGPELGERNDALEALKKSAEKKYGQLDNHLFYAADTSLSVVLDAVQNGSLFAEARFAVVRNAEAIKKKEDIQALTQWVEQTPTEDGAFLVLISDEIGIDKKIEELVPKDHKKIFWELFENKKQDWIRRFFAQSKIGIEQDAIEVLLELVENNTEALKTSCTHISLFFEPGTTLTAETVERLLAHNKEETPFTLFDALSNANLEYALNIRQKLTLSKESSPVQLIAGLAYCFRRLRDWHNLAQTGGLDDFSLKRAGFTSKKAIDQYRRASRQWNAQTVYRIISLLNKTDMQIRTMGQELSGVLLDACLYSIIHNQGRELAAYSSAAQLC
- a CDS encoding HPr family phosphocarrier protein; translated protein: MVTKKIIVQNRAGIHARPSSLIVQTASKFQSNIMFEKENVTVNAKSIMGVMTMAAGYQTELTVSADGADEAEAVAALEQLFAAKFEEE
- the hprK gene encoding HPr(Ser) kinase/phosphatase, whose product is MLSKSLTVLELLDLDLTEHDALHLHCVCGQKGLTRSITVADLNRPGLALSGFFDSFAYQRVQLFGRGECAYLQTLIESNAIENIKKMMTYNIPCCIFSHNIPPPPMFLELVQATGCPVLQTDLSSSELSIRLMRVLSDVFAPTVAIHGVLVEVYGLGILILGDSGVGKSETALELVERGHRLVVDDVVEITCINGNSLIGRGANKTIGHHMEIRGLGIINIMQLYGVRSVREQKQIQLVAKLEEWDSHKVYDRIGTEELTTEILDVKLPLLEIPVKSGRNIPIILETAAMNERLKSMGVYSAKEFNQNILRWMESDTSRVPYYSADDTY